A single genomic interval of Armigeres subalbatus isolate Guangzhou_Male chromosome 1, GZ_Asu_2, whole genome shotgun sequence harbors:
- the LOC134205348 gene encoding mRNA-capping enzyme, producing the protein MSRGPGLIPNRWLYCPRKSESLIADKFLAFKTPLKDDFESQMPIECCFTPDMLFQVMKTYKVKIGLWIDLTNTNRFYDRREIEDNGCQYVKLQCRGHGETPTVEQTRAFIEIVEEFNRDHPMEVVGVHCTHGFNRTGFLIASYMVEKQDCAVEAAIAAFARARPPGIYKEDYIRELFRRYEDEDDAIPAPPLPDWCFEQGEGSSNGYAAPADEWDDSNNQDQDQDDNEHGKESTGGQKRSLDGENSSAENSAGGSKRKKMRKEFFKKDARFMEGVNGVSLVSDQPRLQNVQQMVQRMCGWESTGFPGLQPVSMDIKNINFLHLKPYMVSWKADGTRYMMLIVKKDEIYFIDRDNSCFAVSGISFPKHTDLRGHLTNTLLDGEMVIDNVNGHKRPRYLVYDIIRYDNEDLSKKHFYPDRYMHIERRIIGPRTEAMKQGIIDQARQPFSIRQKAFWDVTKAQALLGPKFAKTLSHDPDGLIFQPSEEGYVAGACPEVLKWKPSTLNSVDFRLKIAEESGIGVLPKKIGLLYVGGLDKPFSQMKLTRQLRELDNKIIECKYEPNVGWVFMRERTDKSFPNSFNTAENVCYSIKHPVTTDILLNFIETRRFKRDPPVPAFRQ; encoded by the exons GTTAAAATCGGCCTCTGGATTGATCTAACGAACACAAATCGTTTTTATGATCGCCGTGAAATCGAAGACAACGGCTGCCAGTATGTGAAGTTACAATGCCGAGGCCATGGAGAAACGCCCACGGTGGAACAAACAAGAGCGTTCATAGAAATCGTCGAAGAGTTCAATCGGGACCATCCGATGGAAGTGGTAGGCGTACACTGCACCCATGGGTTCAACCGGACCGGTTTTCTGATAGCTTCCTACATGGTGGAGAAACAGGATTGTGCCGTTGAAGCGGCAATCGCTGCATTCGCGAGAGCTCGTCCTCCCGGTATCtataaggaagactatatccgAGAATTGTTTCGACGCTATGAGGATGAGGACGATGCCATACCGGCACCGCCACTACCAGACTGGTGCTTCG AACAAGGAGAAGGCTCCAGCAATGGATACGCGGCACCTGCTGATGAGTGGGACGACTCAAACAATCAAGATCAGGATCAGGATGACAACGAACATGGCAAAGAAAGTACCGGTGGTCAGAAACGTAGTCTTGATGGTGAAAACAGTAGCGCGGAGAATTCAGCCGGCGGTAGCAAACGCAAAAAGATGAGGAAAGAATTCTTCAAAAAAGACGCAAGATTCATGGAGGGAGTTAACGGAGTGTCACTCGTTAGTGATCAACCGCGGCTTCAAAATGTACAGCAAATGGTGCAACGCATGTGCGGGTGGGAATCTACCGGATTTCCCGGTTTGCAACCAGTATCCATGGATATAAAGAACATAAATTTTCTGCATTTAAAACCGTATATGGTATCGTGGAAAGCAGACGGTACCCGGTACATGATGCTAATCGTAAAGAAAGATGAAATATACTTCATCGATCGAGACAATTCGTGCTTTGCGGTTTCGGGTATTAGTTTTCCTAAGCACACGGACTTGCGTGGCCATCTGACCAACACTCTGCTTGATGGG gaaatggTGATAGACAACGTGAATGGGCACAAACGGCCACGATATCTGGTGTATGACATTATCCGATATGATAACGAAGATCTGTCAAAGAAGCATTTTTATCCAGATCGTTACATGCATATTGAGCGGCGAATAATCG GACCTCGCACAGAAGCCATGAAGCAGGGTATCATCGACCAAGCTCGACAGCCGTTTAGCATAAGGCAAAAAGCATTCTGGGACGTAACGAAAGCGCAGGCGTTATTGGGTCCAAAGTTTGCCAAGACCCTTTCACACGACCCCGACGGTTTGATATTCCAACCTTCAGAGGAGGGATATGTTGCAGGAGCCTGCCCGGAAGTACTTAAATGGAAACCGTCTACCTTGAATTCCGTAGATTTTAGATTAAAGATTGCAGAGGAGAGTGGCATAGG CGTGCTACCGAAGAAAATTGGCCTGTTGTATGTAGGTGGTCTCGATAAACCCTTTAGCCAAATGAAACTTACGAGGCAACTGAGGGAGCTAGATAATAAGATTATCGAATGCAAATATGAACCCAATGTGGGGTGGGTTTTCATGCGTGAAAGGACGGACAAATCTTTCCCAAATAGCTTCAACACAGCGGAAA ATGTATGCTACAGTATTAAACATCCCGTTACGACTGACATTTTGCTGAACTTTATCGAAACAAGGAGGTTTAAAAGGGACCCACCTGTACCGGCTTTTCGCCAATAG